DNA sequence from the Candidatus Bathyarchaeota archaeon genome:
ATTGCTCTGCGCTCTACTGGAAAAGGCACACCATCTTTGCCGCCGTACGCGAAACTGAATTTAACTGGGTCTTCCCAGCTTGGCTCTTCACCGTAAACGAGCTCTGCAACAAGGGCTAATCCGCGCACGGTTGCTGGCCCGACTCCTTTGATGCTTAGGAGTTCTTCGTAGTTGCTGGGTTGGAAATCGTAGACTCTGCTTAGCGTGTCCCAGCTGATGTTGCGCGGCATATCCAGCGTGTTTAGGGTTTGCTGCCAGGGGTCAGAAGTTTTGGGTAGCCACTTCTGCAGTGATGTCTGATTTTGCGGTTTTGTTGTCGATTGGATTAAGTTCATGAGTTTGCGGGGTGGCTCTTTTGCTAAATCCACTGACGCTTTTCTTGAGCCTTCACTGGCTTTTGCCACCATGTTTAGGGCTTTCTCGCGTTTGGTGTTGCCGACTATTGCGTTGTGTGGTTCAATTACAAAGTTTTTTGTGTTGTCGGAGAGCCAGTGGTAGCGTCGTGCTGTGCGGTCTTCTTCACTCATGCCCTGCTGAATTACAGCCCACTTTTCATCTTTAGTTACTAGAAATGCGTGGTGGTAGAGTTGATACCCAGCTTGAATCGCAGTGTTGTCAACTTTAGCCGCCATCTTACTGGTGTAAGCCAGCGACTTAATCGTTTGCTCAGAGAAACCAAATTTTTCACCAACAGTTGCAATATCGCTTGGTGTTTTGCGTGAGGTTTTGCCTTTTCCGCCGCAAACTGCAACACCGTGCTCTTGAGGTGACAGCGCACTTTTGAGGACTCCTGTGACCACTGTGGTTACGCCGCTACTGTGCCAATCGTAAGCTAAGACGCATCCGAACGCTTGAAACCAGTAAGGGTCAGATAGGCGCGCGATAAATTTGGCGGTGCCGTACTCTTCGATGATTATGCTGGCGATTTCGCGGGCTAGTCCCCGCATGCGCCCAGTTAACCATGAAGGCGCTTTGCCGCCGTGAAGAGGCAAGTTTGCAGTGCCAGTGCGAAACATTTTTTTCTCAATGGGTGATGCGGTTTGTTTGGATATAATGTTTATTGCAATGAAAATGTATTCTTCCAAATTGGAAAAAAATGAAAGCTCTAAAAATCATTCTAGTATTATTCTTGCGTCTACTGTTTTTGCGCCCTTCTCATACGCCATAATTGGGTTTAAGTCTAACTCTTTAATTTCAGGATTTTCCAAAACCAGCCGCGACGTGTTGCACAAAATTTTTGTGAGCGCATCGATGTCTGCGGGCGGCGTGTTGCGGTAACCGCACAGAAGCGGATAAGCTTTAAGCCGTGTTATCATTTCTTTGGCATCCTCATCGGTTAGGGGCGCAACTCGGAAACTTACATCTTTTAGAAGTTCAACAAAAATTCCGCCTAACCCAAACATAACCGTTTGCCCAAACTGCGGGTCCTTGATTGCGCCAACAATTACTTCAGTTGACTGAGGAGCCATCTCCTGAACCAAAACACCCGCAACCTTTGCGTCAGCTTTGTAATTTTTCGCGTTCGCAATAATTTTCGCATAACCGCTAGCGACCTCACTTTTGTTTTTCAAATTAACCAGTACACCACCCGCTTCTGTCTTGTGCACAATGTCTGGTGAAACAATTTTCAAAACCACAGGAAAGCCTATCTGCTCAGCTTGAGCCGCTGCTTCCTGCTCACTGCTTACAAGGCTAAACTTGGTTACTGGGATGCCGTACTCGGTGCAGATAGTTTTGGCTTCGGTTTCAAGAAGTGTTTTTCTGCCTTCGCTTTTTGCTTTGTTGATGATTTTTTTGGTTTGGTTCAAAGATTTTTTTCTCCACTATCGCGTTTGATTATGTGATGGCTTGTTGGGTTTAAAATTGTTTTGTTGGGTCTGTCGTTTTTTGCGTGTTTTGTAGTTCTGTTGAACACAAATAAATATGCTATAGTGAGACATAATATTTAATAACTTTCCTCACGCGGAATTCATTTACAGATCCACAATGCCAGAAGAACGCAAAAGCATCAAACAATCCATCAAAGATGCCTTTTCAAGAGCAAATTCCAAGCTACGCTCAGCTGGAAACTCTATCAAAACACGTTTAGCCGCGATAAAAACACGTGTAAAAAATTCAACTGCATCGTTCTCGGCAAAAGTAAAAAGCATAAAATTACCGCAAATAAAAACAAGCTTTAAGAAAAAGCGTCCTGAACCTCCATTAGTTCGTTCCACAAAACCCTTGCCAAAGGGAGTAAAAGTAGTCGAAAAGTATCCTCTATACGAGCCGTTCTCACAAGTAGTAATTGTTCAGGACCCAAAAACAGGCGAGCACAAATACATTCTAGACGAGTTACAACTCGACCCAATGGAACGCGCAATATACAACCGAATTCTAGAAATTTTGCTCGCAGAAATTGAATCAC
Encoded proteins:
- a CDS encoding DUF763 domain-containing protein; amino-acid sequence: MFRTGTANLPLHGGKAPSWLTGRMRGLAREIASIIIEEYGTAKFIARLSDPYWFQAFGCVLAYDWHSSGVTTVVTGVLKSALSPQEHGVAVCGGKGKTSRKTPSDIATVGEKFGFSEQTIKSLAYTSKMAAKVDNTAIQAGYQLYHHAFLVTKDEKWAVIQQGMSEEDRTARRYHWLSDNTKNFVIEPHNAIVGNTKREKALNMVAKASEGSRKASVDLAKEPPRKLMNLIQSTTKPQNQTSLQKWLPKTSDPWQQTLNTLDMPRNISWDTLSRVYDFQPSNYEELLSIKGVGPATVRGLALVAELVYGEEPSWEDPVKFSFAYGGKDGVPFPVERRAMDESIEILKKSVEAAKIGEKDKLRSLQRLRQFVPANANS
- a CDS encoding acetate--CoA ligase family protein is translated as MNQTKKIINKAKSEGRKTLLETEAKTICTEYGIPVTKFSLVSSEQEAAAQAEQIGFPVVLKIVSPDIVHKTEAGGVLVNLKNKSEVASGYAKIIANAKNYKADAKVAGVLVQEMAPQSTEVIVGAIKDPQFGQTVMFGLGGIFVELLKDVSFRVAPLTDEDAKEMITRLKAYPLLCGYRNTPPADIDALTKILCNTSRLVLENPEIKELDLNPIMAYEKGAKTVDARIILE